The following are encoded together in the Pseudoalteromonas shioyasakiensis genome:
- a CDS encoding helix-turn-helix domain-containing transcriptional regulator — protein sequence MKKHGVSDVARSTGLNRESIYKINGKIKPRWETIFKLMKALNLPLTMKSI from the coding sequence GTGAAAAAACACGGAGTGAGCGATGTTGCGAGATCAACAGGCTTGAACCGTGAAAGTATTTATAAAATAAATGGTAAAATAAAACCCCGCTGGGAAACTATTTTTAAGCTAATGAAAGCTTTAAATCTACCACTTACAATGAAATCAATTTGA
- a CDS encoding DUF4785 domain-containing protein, translating into MINKLTTIAAAIVLVSTAANANEQTVYQFPQVQTASSAQLQTLEKDSVEYWQKVSGKELKRGVPVFVNQADNFIRIAPKARFDSGEVFKPHGLQLDKLSVRDDNFRQMPMQAMVAREQMENAGFSDGSVGLKLGQVNGKAMLRTSQALNDNDTYLLHVIEKGSSNALHAKSQFKVKDQQQRVAMQLSMGKKRFKDSDVKLTLSSPDGEKLDVRYENGEAVFNYPLETLGAANGYYELEASVDTKVNGQTVKRSIKMPFVHSSQTISMDKAKVTALGNNKYQAKVPVQVTHSGRYAIRATLTGKGDKGERIKLATVEVAKQIDSYGSFTMPFAVTQVAKAPFELVDIELTDQTRMLKFAGE; encoded by the coding sequence ATGATTAATAAGTTAACCACAATTGCAGCTGCAATTGTGCTTGTAAGCACAGCCGCAAATGCTAATGAGCAAACGGTTTATCAATTTCCTCAAGTTCAAACAGCGTCAAGCGCTCAACTACAAACACTTGAAAAAGACAGTGTTGAATATTGGCAGAAAGTTTCTGGTAAAGAGCTTAAGCGCGGTGTGCCTGTCTTTGTAAACCAAGCTGATAACTTTATTCGCATTGCACCAAAAGCACGCTTTGATAGTGGTGAAGTATTTAAGCCTCATGGCTTACAGCTTGATAAGCTGTCGGTGCGAGATGACAACTTTAGGCAAATGCCAATGCAAGCCATGGTTGCACGTGAGCAAATGGAAAATGCAGGATTTAGCGATGGCAGTGTTGGGCTAAAGCTAGGTCAGGTAAATGGCAAAGCAATGTTAAGAACAAGCCAAGCGCTTAACGATAATGACACCTACTTGCTGCACGTGATTGAAAAAGGATCGAGCAATGCTTTACATGCTAAATCGCAGTTTAAAGTGAAAGATCAGCAACAACGTGTTGCTATGCAGCTTAGTATGGGTAAAAAGCGCTTTAAAGATAGTGATGTGAAGTTAACGCTTTCAAGTCCTGATGGCGAAAAGTTAGATGTACGTTACGAAAATGGTGAAGCCGTATTCAATTACCCGCTTGAAACCTTAGGTGCCGCAAATGGTTACTATGAGCTTGAGGCCAGTGTAGACACCAAAGTGAATGGCCAGACGGTAAAACGCTCTATAAAAATGCCATTTGTACATAGCTCACAAACCATCAGTATGGATAAAGCCAAGGTAACTGCGCTTGGCAATAACAAATACCAAGCCAAGGTGCCAGTGCAAGTGACTCACTCTGGCCGCTATGCTATTCGTGCAACCTTAACTGGCAAAGGTGATAAAGGTGAGCGCATCAAACTGGCAACGGTTGAAGTAGCAAAACAGATTGATAGTTACGGCAGTTTCACCATGCCTTTTGCTGTCACTCAAGTAGCCAAAGCCCCGTTCGAGCTGGTGGATATTGAGCTTACCGACCAAACGCGAATGTTAAAGTTTGCGGGAGAGTAA
- a CDS encoding ACP phosphodiesterase produces the protein MNYLAHLYLAQPTADSHFGNLLGDFGGRRYSAQLPDAVKNGLENHYLVDRFTDSHPFVKEAKQYFSPARKRFASVAIDVAFDHFLIQHWQRFNDQPLAEFKQHSYGLLNARRAMMPSRMQQVVISMTSNDWFKEYETLDGVGLTLDNIAKRIRFTNNFAGAADDIARHYQQLDAVFLAFFPELVEHVKQMGVEKQKL, from the coding sequence TTGAACTACTTGGCTCACCTTTATTTAGCACAACCGACGGCTGATTCACATTTTGGTAATTTGCTGGGGGATTTTGGTGGGCGTCGGTATTCTGCGCAGTTACCTGATGCGGTTAAAAATGGCCTTGAAAATCATTATTTAGTTGATAGGTTTACCGACTCACATCCCTTTGTAAAAGAGGCTAAGCAGTACTTTTCGCCAGCACGTAAACGCTTTGCAAGTGTAGCGATTGATGTGGCGTTTGATCACTTTCTTATTCAGCATTGGCAGCGCTTTAATGATCAACCATTAGCTGAATTCAAACAGCACAGCTATGGTCTTTTAAATGCTCGCCGAGCCATGATGCCTTCGCGTATGCAGCAAGTTGTGATTAGTATGACCAGCAATGATTGGTTTAAAGAATATGAAACCCTCGATGGGGTCGGCCTTACCCTTGATAACATCGCTAAGCGTATTCGCTTTACTAATAATTTTGCAGGAGCCGCTGACGATATAGCCCGCCACTACCAACAATTAGACGCGGTGTTTTTAGCGTTTTTCCCCGAGTTGGTTGAGCATGTGAAGCAAATGGGAGTGGAAAAGCAAAAGCTTTAA
- a CDS encoding glutamate synthase-related protein: MSKPIIAAVSPKKVTLEQGQEYYFCACGRSKNQPFCDGSHAGTDFKPKAFTAEESGDAYLCQCKHTANAPFCDGSHKQFDKSQVGQEGPGVQIQASDLPVATATKEEPTVELIHQLAREGLSKLGHHGPMVSMGVPRYQLPKWDDLQLMVAQMATQPLMEDEAVNTELVIGPRAKKPLKLAIPLFVSDMSFGALSEEAKVSLAKGAELAGTGICSGEGGMLPEEQQANSRYFYELASAGFGYSEDKLKNVQAFHFKGGQGAKTGTGGHLPGNKNVGKISEVRGIEAGTSAISPPTFKDLHSAADFKKFADRVREVTGGIPIGFKLSANHIEEDIQFALDASADYIILDGRGGGTGAAPEIFRDHISVPTIPALARARKYLDEQGASDVTLIITGGLRLPIDFVKALALGADGVAISNSAMQAIGCVAARMCNTNNCPAGIATQKQDLRQRLNIEKSANQLKNFFEASTELMSVMARACGHDSLAKFNANDLATWHKDMALLSGVKYAGVGIS; encoded by the coding sequence ATGAGCAAACCCATAATTGCAGCCGTTTCGCCAAAAAAAGTCACCTTAGAGCAGGGGCAAGAATATTATTTTTGTGCCTGTGGGCGTTCTAAAAATCAGCCATTTTGTGATGGCTCACATGCCGGAACCGATTTCAAACCCAAAGCATTTACAGCAGAAGAGTCGGGCGATGCCTATTTATGCCAATGTAAGCACACTGCCAATGCGCCGTTTTGTGATGGCAGTCACAAACAATTTGATAAAAGCCAAGTTGGTCAAGAAGGGCCAGGCGTGCAAATTCAAGCCTCTGATTTGCCAGTTGCTACAGCAACCAAAGAGGAACCCACCGTTGAGCTTATTCATCAATTAGCTCGAGAAGGGTTATCAAAGCTTGGCCATCATGGTCCTATGGTGTCGATGGGCGTGCCACGATATCAATTACCAAAATGGGATGACTTACAGCTGATGGTGGCGCAAATGGCGACACAACCTTTAATGGAAGATGAAGCTGTTAATACCGAACTTGTGATTGGCCCGCGAGCGAAAAAACCATTAAAGCTGGCTATTCCATTGTTTGTTTCTGATATGAGTTTTGGAGCTTTATCTGAAGAAGCTAAAGTGTCCTTAGCGAAAGGAGCTGAACTTGCTGGTACAGGTATTTGCTCAGGTGAAGGCGGTATGCTCCCTGAAGAGCAGCAAGCCAATTCACGTTATTTTTATGAGCTAGCAAGCGCAGGCTTTGGTTATAGCGAAGATAAATTAAAAAACGTGCAGGCCTTTCACTTTAAAGGTGGACAAGGCGCAAAAACAGGCACAGGGGGTCATTTGCCGGGTAACAAAAATGTAGGAAAAATCTCTGAGGTTAGAGGTATTGAAGCAGGTACTTCGGCGATTTCACCGCCAACATTTAAAGACTTACACAGTGCCGCCGATTTCAAAAAGTTTGCTGACAGAGTGCGCGAGGTAACGGGCGGTATTCCAATCGGGTTTAAACTGAGTGCAAATCACATTGAGGAAGATATTCAATTTGCGCTCGATGCGAGTGCCGATTATATCATTCTAGATGGTCGTGGTGGCGGTACAGGCGCAGCCCCTGAGATTTTTAGAGACCATATTAGCGTACCGACTATTCCTGCACTTGCCAGAGCAAGAAAGTACTTAGATGAACAAGGTGCAAGTGATGTTACTTTGATCATCACTGGCGGTTTACGCTTGCCAATTGATTTTGTAAAAGCGCTTGCGCTTGGTGCTGATGGTGTGGCGATTTCGAATAGTGCAATGCAAGCAATCGGCTGTGTTGCTGCGCGCATGTGTAATACCAATAACTGCCCTGCAGGGATTGCCACACAAAAGCAAGACTTACGTCAGCGCTTAAATATTGAAAAGTCAGCAAATCAATTAAAGAACTTTTTTGAAGCGTCAACTGAGTTAATGTCGGTTATGGCAAGGGCATGTGGTCATGACTCTTTAGCTAAGTTCAATGCTAATGATCTAGCAACATGGCACAAAGATATGGCGTTGTTATCTGGCGTTAAGTACGCTGGTGTTGGAATAAGTTAG
- a CDS encoding LysR family transcriptional regulator, whose protein sequence is MSYLTQLKTFVEVYRCKNITKAAANLGLSQPSVTSHIQAMEVVVGKSLFERKARGVTPTAAAHDLALQVSGHIDILEQKIMSIRARSDAAHGTINIAGPAEYISSVSGPQIANLLQSGNVNLVLHIGNKVSIFDALQSGTADIAIAASAPDPALFDSLVLDKEKLILVMNRLHGREIKDSTITADLLSSYNVVAYDEELPLIRQYFEAVFNAKCHSNVIAICPDIRAISNIIRSGIGYSVLPDYLCRDQIKAGELVQLGPEGPENIIYLVWNKGALKHPRIAFAKDVISAFANINYFAN, encoded by the coding sequence ATGTCTTATCTCACGCAATTAAAAACCTTTGTTGAAGTTTATCGTTGTAAAAATATTACGAAGGCAGCGGCTAATTTAGGCTTATCTCAGCCTTCGGTGACCTCACACATTCAAGCAATGGAAGTTGTAGTTGGTAAATCTTTATTTGAGCGCAAAGCCCGCGGGGTTACCCCCACTGCCGCAGCACATGATCTAGCGCTTCAGGTTTCTGGTCATATCGATATATTAGAGCAAAAGATCATGTCGATACGGGCACGTTCTGATGCCGCTCATGGCACTATAAATATCGCAGGACCTGCCGAATATATTAGTAGTGTATCGGGGCCACAAATTGCCAACTTACTGCAATCTGGCAATGTGAACCTTGTTCTGCATATTGGTAATAAGGTGAGTATTTTTGATGCCTTGCAATCAGGTACTGCAGATATTGCTATTGCCGCATCAGCGCCTGATCCAGCACTATTCGATAGCCTAGTGCTCGACAAAGAAAAGCTCATTTTGGTGATGAACCGTCTACATGGAAGAGAAATCAAAGACAGCACTATTACCGCCGATTTACTCTCAAGCTACAATGTCGTTGCTTATGATGAAGAGCTGCCTTTGATAAGACAATACTTTGAAGCTGTATTCAACGCAAAATGCCACTCAAACGTCATTGCTATTTGCCCAGATATACGTGCTATTAGCAATATTATTCGCTCAGGCATTGGCTATTCTGTACTACCCGATTACCTTTGTCGCGATCAGATAAAAGCCGGAGAGCTTGTGCAATTAGGGCCCGAAGGCCCAGAAAACATAATTTACTTAGTTTGGAACAAAGGGGCACTAAAGCACCCCCGTATTGCATTTGCCAAAGATGTTATTTCGGCCTTTGCAAATATTAACTACTTTGCAAACTAA
- a CDS encoding type 1 glutamine amidotransferase domain-containing protein, with amino-acid sequence MKKILQRLTLVAASTMSMFAVAGEGEVLVILSSETTMNLADGQSIETGYYLNEFGVPAKALVDAGYELVLATPKGNAPQVDKKSVSTDYFDGDEAKMQSIQRFVASLPDIKDTASLSEILAGDLSQYEAVFIPGGHAPLIDLANSPEVGEILRHFNKQGKPTAAICHGPITLLSAQVQPNSYYQAIKDGEKASANNWIYDGYKMTIFSDPEERVFESSLEGKKLKFYPAMAMENAGGNMAFASEWQPNVVVDRELITGQNPFSDKLLAEKLLEMLAK; translated from the coding sequence ATGAAAAAGATATTACAGCGACTAACGCTTGTTGCTGCATCAACTATGTCGATGTTTGCAGTGGCGGGTGAAGGCGAAGTATTGGTTATTTTATCAAGTGAAACAACCATGAACTTAGCTGACGGCCAGAGCATTGAAACAGGCTACTACTTAAATGAATTTGGTGTGCCTGCGAAAGCATTAGTCGATGCGGGTTATGAGCTTGTACTTGCAACACCCAAAGGTAATGCGCCTCAAGTAGATAAAAAATCAGTGAGTACCGACTACTTTGATGGTGATGAAGCTAAAATGCAGAGCATTCAGCGTTTTGTAGCATCGCTACCAGATATCAAAGATACCGCAAGTTTAAGCGAAATTTTAGCGGGTGACTTAAGCCAATATGAGGCTGTATTTATCCCAGGCGGGCATGCGCCTTTAATTGATTTAGCAAACAGCCCAGAAGTGGGTGAGATTTTGCGTCATTTTAATAAGCAAGGTAAACCAACAGCGGCAATTTGCCATGGCCCAATTACGTTGTTGTCTGCACAAGTTCAGCCAAATTCTTATTATCAAGCGATAAAAGATGGCGAAAAAGCATCAGCCAATAACTGGATTTATGACGGCTATAAAATGACTATTTTTTCAGACCCTGAAGAGCGTGTTTTTGAAAGCAGTTTAGAAGGTAAAAAGCTTAAGTTCTATCCTGCTATGGCAATGGAAAACGCCGGTGGAAATATGGCATTCGCTAGTGAGTGGCAGCCAAACGTGGTTGTTGACCGCGAACTCATTACGGGGCAAAACCCGTTTTCAGATAAATTATTAGCAGAAAAGCTTTTAGAAATGTTAGCTAAGTAA
- a CDS encoding iron-containing alcohol dehydrogenase has translation MLNFIYKNQTEILFGKGQMSEITSRLPENAKVLLLFGGGSIKKNGVYDQAMSALADVDVIEFGGVEPNPTYETLMQAVATAKEQNVNFILAVGGGSVIDGAKFVAAAYNFAGEPWDILVKGAEFSNPLPIGAVLTLPATGSESNGNSVVTKKETAQKRAFSSPSVQPVFAVLDPEYTFSLPERQVSNGVVDAFVHVIEQYLTYPVNAPLQDRFAEGILQTLISEGPKALSEPQNYDVRANVMWAATMALNGLIGQGVPQDWSTHMIGHELTALYNLDHAQTLAIVLPALMHVQKEQKSIKIQQLGERVFGFNYNDEAEQIDKTIKAVQDFFEAMAVKTRLADYDLDEEAIDAVVKNLEKNEITTLGEHGDIDLAKVKQILALAL, from the coding sequence ATGTTGAACTTTATTTATAAAAATCAAACCGAAATTTTGTTTGGTAAAGGTCAAATGAGTGAGATCACGTCACGTTTACCAGAAAACGCTAAAGTACTATTACTTTTTGGTGGTGGCTCAATAAAGAAAAATGGCGTATACGACCAAGCAATGAGTGCATTAGCCGATGTTGACGTTATTGAGTTTGGTGGTGTTGAACCTAACCCAACTTACGAAACACTAATGCAAGCAGTAGCAACTGCTAAAGAGCAGAATGTTAACTTTATTCTAGCTGTTGGCGGTGGCAGTGTTATTGATGGCGCTAAGTTTGTTGCAGCAGCTTATAACTTTGCAGGTGAGCCGTGGGATATCCTTGTTAAAGGTGCTGAGTTTAGCAACCCGCTTCCTATCGGTGCGGTATTAACTTTACCTGCAACTGGCTCTGAGAGTAACGGTAACTCAGTGGTTACTAAAAAAGAGACTGCGCAAAAACGTGCTTTTTCATCACCGAGTGTGCAACCTGTTTTTGCAGTACTTGATCCTGAATATACTTTTTCGTTACCAGAACGCCAAGTAAGCAATGGTGTTGTAGATGCGTTTGTACACGTTATTGAGCAGTACTTAACTTACCCAGTAAACGCGCCATTACAAGACCGCTTTGCAGAAGGTATTTTACAAACCTTGATCAGCGAAGGACCTAAAGCCTTAAGCGAACCGCAAAACTATGATGTTAGAGCCAATGTTATGTGGGCGGCTACAATGGCACTTAATGGTTTGATTGGTCAGGGTGTACCGCAAGATTGGTCTACACATATGATTGGTCATGAATTAACAGCCCTTTATAACCTTGATCACGCACAAACGCTGGCGATTGTTTTACCTGCGCTAATGCATGTTCAAAAAGAGCAAAAGTCTATTAAAATACAGCAACTTGGTGAGCGAGTGTTTGGTTTTAATTATAACGATGAAGCTGAGCAAATCGATAAAACGATTAAAGCAGTGCAAGACTTCTTCGAAGCAATGGCTGTGAAAACGCGCCTTGCTGATTATGACCTTGATGAAGAAGCAATAGACGCGGTTGTTAAAAACTTAGAAAAGAATGAGATAACTACGCTAGGCGAACATGGTGATATTGACTTAGCAAAGGTTAAGCAAATATTAGCGCTTGCACTTTAG
- a CDS encoding YqhA family protein, with protein sequence MERLFQNSRFLVIIAIITTAISSLLVYIACVNIVFNVVKVTITALPDSAKGGKELIVELLKILDLLLIGITLQVITISLYRLFISPATNKSSQFLAAFHIEDFHDLKITLVQVTSVILVILFLEHAVEFGGTIETLYLGISIAIVVAASTFAWRSMK encoded by the coding sequence ATGGAGCGCCTTTTTCAAAATAGCCGGTTTTTAGTCATCATCGCGATTATCACTACAGCAATTTCATCATTACTTGTTTACATTGCTTGTGTGAATATCGTTTTCAATGTTGTTAAAGTCACCATCACCGCGCTACCTGACTCAGCAAAAGGGGGGAAAGAGTTAATTGTCGAGCTTTTAAAAATTCTCGACCTATTACTCATCGGTATTACTCTTCAAGTTATTACCATCAGTCTGTACCGGCTATTCATTTCGCCTGCGACCAATAAGAGTAGCCAGTTTTTAGCCGCTTTTCATATCGAAGATTTTCATGACTTAAAAATTACCTTAGTGCAGGTAACATCCGTCATTTTAGTGATTCTGTTTTTAGAACACGCCGTTGAGTTTGGCGGCACAATAGAAACCCTCTACCTTGGTATTTCTATTGCGATTGTGGTTGCCGCTTCGACCTTTGCATGGCGCTCAATGAAATAG
- a CDS encoding DUF1826 domain-containing protein: MTAYALEHDTDNLPSAAATALSPVVFSQIYKPEHNIAIWQRSLSEQLQSEVAESITANPELSINAVINQNTIVADINKALKKLPQAEELKADLAQLVDMFCYLFELKRTGLRLRVLERAMCPRFHVDRVPCRLVSTYCGSGSQWLQNAGLDRTKLGAGHQGLSDEESGLMTANTKIHSLNVGDVALLKGETWQDNEGKGLVHRSPALAAGEKRLLVTLDFIA, translated from the coding sequence ATGACAGCCTACGCATTAGAACATGACACAGATAACCTACCATCAGCGGCAGCAACAGCGCTAAGCCCTGTGGTGTTTTCACAAATTTATAAACCTGAGCATAATATTGCAATTTGGCAACGCAGCTTATCAGAGCAGCTGCAATCAGAAGTAGCTGAGAGTATTACAGCCAACCCAGAACTCAGTATTAACGCAGTGATCAATCAAAATACCATTGTGGCTGACATAAATAAGGCCCTTAAAAAACTACCTCAAGCAGAAGAGCTTAAAGCCGACCTCGCTCAGCTTGTTGATATGTTTTGTTATTTATTTGAGTTAAAGCGCACCGGATTACGCCTAAGAGTACTTGAACGTGCCATGTGCCCACGTTTTCATGTTGACAGAGTTCCTTGTCGGTTAGTCAGCACATATTGTGGTAGTGGCTCACAGTGGTTGCAAAATGCAGGACTTGATCGCACCAAGCTTGGCGCAGGGCATCAAGGATTAAGCGATGAAGAATCAGGCTTAATGACAGCAAATACTAAAATTCACTCTCTAAATGTGGGTGATGTAGCCCTATTAAAAGGCGAAACTTGGCAAGATAACGAAGGCAAAGGCCTTGTGCATCGCTCACCTGCACTTGCTGCTGGCGAAAAACGACTACTTGTAACCCTCGACTTTATTGCTTAA
- the zigA gene encoding zinc metallochaperone GTPase ZigA yields the protein MSKLPVTVLSGFLGAGKTTVLSHILNNREEKKVAVIVNDMSEINIDAATVKNDVSLSRGEDKLVEMSNGCICCTLREDLLIEVRALAQTGQFDYLVIESTGISEPLPVAETFTFANEDGVSLSDVARLDTMVTVVDAVNFLNDFNEAKFLQETNEHLGDEDERSVADLLIDQVEFADVILISKTDLISADELESLKAILSSLNTSAELIAIENGQVDINKILGTGLFNFEKAQQAPGWLKELRGEHTPETEEYGISSFTYEARRPFHPEKFYNFIHNNQREGKLLRSKGYFWLASRPQFACQWNQAGGIARYGFGGVFWKALPKDQWPTDSDYLDSINQVWQEPFGDMRQELVFIGQNLNQAATTQALDNCLLCDDELLAGKALWQTLPDPFPVWEEA from the coding sequence ATGAGCAAACTTCCCGTCACCGTGCTCTCTGGCTTTTTAGGTGCAGGTAAAACCACTGTGCTCAGCCATATTTTAAATAACCGTGAAGAAAAAAAAGTGGCTGTAATCGTCAATGATATGAGCGAAATAAACATCGATGCTGCAACAGTTAAAAACGATGTTTCGCTGAGCCGCGGCGAAGATAAACTAGTAGAAATGAGCAATGGTTGTATCTGCTGCACGCTGCGTGAAGACTTACTCATTGAAGTACGCGCTTTAGCGCAAACGGGCCAATTTGATTATTTGGTTATTGAGTCAACCGGTATTTCAGAGCCCCTTCCTGTTGCCGAAACATTTACCTTTGCCAATGAAGATGGCGTGTCACTTTCTGATGTTGCAAGGCTTGATACCATGGTCACGGTCGTTGATGCCGTTAACTTTTTAAACGACTTTAACGAAGCCAAGTTTTTACAAGAAACCAACGAGCATTTAGGTGATGAAGATGAGCGAAGCGTAGCCGACTTACTTATTGATCAAGTTGAGTTTGCTGATGTTATTTTAATTAGTAAAACAGACTTAATTAGTGCCGATGAACTTGAGAGTTTAAAAGCCATTTTAAGCTCATTAAATACTTCTGCAGAGCTTATTGCCATTGAAAATGGCCAAGTTGATATCAATAAAATTCTCGGCACGGGCCTGTTTAACTTTGAAAAAGCTCAGCAAGCACCTGGCTGGCTAAAAGAGCTGCGCGGCGAGCATACCCCAGAAACCGAAGAATACGGTATTAGCAGCTTTACTTACGAGGCCCGCCGCCCTTTTCACCCTGAAAAATTTTATAACTTTATTCATAATAATCAACGCGAAGGCAAACTACTTCGCTCTAAAGGCTACTTCTGGTTAGCCTCTCGACCCCAATTTGCTTGCCAATGGAATCAAGCTGGCGGCATAGCCCGCTATGGTTTTGGCGGGGTATTTTGGAAAGCCTTACCAAAAGATCAGTGGCCAACAGATAGCGACTACTTAGATTCAATTAACCAAGTATGGCAAGAACCCTTTGGTGATATGCGCCAAGAGCTGGTTTTTATTGGTCAAAACCTCAATCAAGCAGCGACCACTCAAGCTCTCGATAACTGCTTACTTTGCGACGATGAACTATTAGCAGGCAAAGCGCTTTGGCAAACCCTGCCCGATCCATTTCCTGTTTGGGAGGAAGCATAA
- a CDS encoding Kelch repeat-containing protein, which produces MRLAKLLSAFSITCLPYTLSAKELLAPKLPEAIQEIYPTVMNQQIWVAGGISTELPASTGKMTEKVHFWSPKYASWQSAPSLPEGRHHTYLIAVDSRLFAFGGFVNSQGQWTNSRDVLMLDKGAKAWQKVASLPFALSETVGAVLNGKVHLAGGRSPSSEKNGQWQHSLDVSAHLIFDPKSFTFKEAAPLPSARNSAASAQVYGRWFVLGGRTVGGEPITDMLEYLPETDTWQAHAALPKARAGHAAAVIDNAITVFGGENSKGVDREVFSYDLSKQQWRKTFEWQTPRHGLGAVTLNGQIWLVGGATKVGLSETSREVNSLSIFVEQ; this is translated from the coding sequence ATGCGTTTAGCCAAACTGTTGTCAGCATTTTCTATTACTTGTTTACCTTATACGTTATCGGCAAAAGAGCTTTTAGCACCAAAGCTCCCTGAGGCTATACAAGAAATTTACCCTACAGTAATGAATCAACAGATTTGGGTTGCGGGTGGTATCTCTACCGAGCTGCCAGCATCAACGGGTAAGATGACAGAAAAAGTTCATTTTTGGTCACCTAAGTATGCTAGTTGGCAATCAGCACCTAGTTTGCCTGAAGGGCGTCATCACACGTATTTAATCGCAGTAGACAGCAGATTATTTGCCTTTGGTGGTTTTGTTAATAGCCAAGGCCAATGGACCAATAGCCGTGATGTGCTAATGCTAGATAAAGGTGCTAAAGCATGGCAAAAGGTGGCGAGTTTGCCTTTTGCATTAAGCGAAACTGTGGGCGCAGTGCTTAATGGTAAAGTGCACTTAGCAGGTGGACGTAGCCCAAGCAGTGAGAAAAATGGCCAATGGCAGCATAGTTTAGATGTGAGTGCGCATTTAATTTTTGATCCTAAAAGCTTCACCTTCAAAGAAGCTGCACCCTTACCTTCGGCTAGAAATAGTGCGGCAAGTGCACAAGTATACGGCCGTTGGTTTGTGTTAGGTGGAAGAACCGTTGGCGGCGAGCCTATCACTGACATGCTCGAATACTTACCTGAAACAGACACTTGGCAAGCACATGCAGCACTCCCTAAAGCACGAGCAGGGCATGCGGCGGCAGTTATTGATAATGCTATTACTGTGTTTGGCGGTGAGAATAGCAAAGGAGTTGACCGTGAAGTTTTTAGCTATGATTTGTCTAAGCAGCAATGGCGCAAAACTTTCGAATGGCAAACACCTCGCCACGGTTTAGGAGCTGTTACGTTAAACGGCCAAATTTGGCTAGTGGGTGGTGCCACAAAGGTAGGACTTTCTGAAACGAGCCGTGAAGTTAATTCATTAAGCATATTTGTTGAACAATAG